One part of the Streptomyces sp. AM 2-1-1 genome encodes these proteins:
- a CDS encoding MFS transporter: protein MTPSAARPGPQGRGTPPGSPSGPGDAGRQEPDPQRWRALAVCLVAGFMTLLDVSIVNVALPSIKEGLHTPESDLQWVLSGYALAFGLFLIPAGRLGDARGRRAVFMVGLALFTLSSAACGAAQSSLWLVIARLVQGCAGGLLSPQISALIQQMFSGRERGRAFGMFGTVVGISTAVGPLLGGLLIQLAGADEGWRWVFYVNLPIGVVCLLLARRLLPDTPSAGRVRARDLDPVGVVLLGTGVLCLLLPFVQSQQWHGGTKWLLLVLAAALLTAFVAWEARCAGGKTRPVLDLALFRLRSYWLGCLLILLYFAGFTSIFFVTTLYLQSGLGYSALQAGLAISPFAIGSGVAATIGGRLVGRFGRPLVVVGLAMVAIGLAGTALAVHQVPGQNAGWAMAAPLLFGGLGSGLVIAPNQTLTLSEVPVANAGSAGGTLQTGQRVGSAIGIAAVGSVFFAQVTHDGWATAYDHGLIVSVAFVCAGLLAAIADVVAGRRDAGRTRKASGSTGGA from the coding sequence ATGACTCCGAGCGCGGCGCGTCCCGGTCCGCAGGGACGCGGTACGCCTCCCGGTTCCCCCTCAGGTCCTGGCGACGCCGGACGGCAGGAGCCCGACCCCCAGCGCTGGCGGGCCCTCGCGGTCTGCCTGGTCGCCGGATTCATGACGCTGCTGGACGTGTCGATCGTCAACGTGGCGCTGCCCTCCATCAAGGAAGGGCTGCACACCCCGGAGTCCGACCTCCAGTGGGTACTCTCCGGCTACGCCCTCGCCTTCGGCCTTTTCCTCATCCCTGCGGGCCGCCTCGGCGACGCCCGCGGGCGTCGGGCGGTGTTCATGGTGGGGCTCGCCCTGTTCACCCTCTCCTCCGCCGCCTGCGGGGCCGCCCAGTCCAGCCTCTGGCTGGTCATCGCCCGACTGGTCCAAGGGTGCGCGGGCGGTCTCCTCTCACCCCAGATCTCCGCCCTCATCCAGCAGATGTTCTCCGGACGCGAGCGGGGCCGCGCCTTCGGGATGTTCGGCACCGTCGTCGGCATCTCCACCGCCGTGGGACCGCTGCTCGGCGGGCTGCTGATCCAGCTGGCCGGCGCCGACGAGGGGTGGCGCTGGGTGTTCTACGTCAACCTGCCGATCGGTGTGGTCTGCCTGCTGCTGGCCCGCCGGCTGCTGCCGGACACCCCGTCGGCCGGCCGGGTGCGCGCCCGCGACCTGGACCCGGTCGGCGTGGTGCTGCTCGGCACGGGCGTGCTCTGCCTGCTGCTGCCGTTCGTCCAGTCCCAGCAGTGGCACGGCGGCACGAAGTGGCTGCTCCTCGTCCTCGCCGCGGCGCTGCTCACCGCGTTCGTGGCCTGGGAGGCGCGCTGCGCGGGCGGCAAGACACGGCCCGTCCTCGACCTGGCGCTGTTCCGGCTGCGCTCCTACTGGCTGGGCTGCCTGCTGATCCTGCTGTACTTCGCCGGGTTCACCTCGATCTTCTTCGTCACCACGCTCTATCTGCAGTCCGGCCTCGGCTACAGCGCCCTCCAGGCCGGTCTGGCCATCTCCCCGTTCGCGATCGGCTCGGGAGTCGCCGCCACGATCGGCGGGCGACTCGTCGGCCGCTTCGGCCGCCCGCTGGTCGTCGTGGGGCTGGCCATGGTCGCGATCGGGCTGGCGGGGACGGCGCTCGCCGTGCACCAGGTGCCGGGGCAGAACGCCGGATGGGCGATGGCGGCCCCGCTGCTCTTCGGCGGACTCGGCAGCGGTCTGGTCATCGCCCCCAACCAGACGCTCACCCTCTCCGAGGTCCCGGTGGCGAACGCGGGCAGTGCGGGCGGCACCCTGCAGACCGGCCAGCGCGTCGGCTCCGCGATCGGCATCGCCGCAGTCGGTTCCGTCTTCTTCGCCCAGGTCACCCACGACGGCTGGGCCACCGCCTACGACCACGGCCTCATCGTCTCGGTCGCCTTCGTCTGCGCCGGCCTCCTGGCCGCGATCGCCGACGTGGTGGCGGGGCGCCGGGACGCCGGGCGGACGCGGAAGGCATCCGGGTCGACCGGCGGCGCGTGA
- a CDS encoding endonuclease/exonuclease/phosphatase family protein → MQISRTRSAALAGVVAVALSVTALPAALAAPSAGAVISEVYGGGGNSGATLTRDFIELGNAGSTAFDLSGYSVQYLPGTPSAGSLWQVSPLTGAVAPGGRYLVAEAAGTGGTVALPTPDATGTVAMAAGSGTVALVAGTAPLTCKTAADCAIDTRIVDLVGYGSAVVRETSPSPAPSATSSVARTASLADTDDNAADLSAGAPTPVNTAGQTSGGGSTDPEEPGEPTEPGTVRVHDIQGTTRLSPLDGRTVTAVPGVVTGVRTSGSRGYWLQDTAPDADPRTGEAVFVYTGSAAPGVVAGDAVLVSGTVDEYYPGTGTQSVTEITAPRTTVRSHGNALPAPVVLDASSVPAAYTPTAGGGSIEALPLEPATYALDLYESLEGARVRIVDTRVVGASNSYGEMWVTVKPNENPSARGGTLYTSYTDQNTGRIEVMSLDPARPVPTANVGDVLSGATTGVLDYVSFGGYALQATEVGTLTDNGLRREVTRKQRKKELAVATYNVENLDALDGQAKFDTLASGVAVNLSSPDVVSLEEIQDDNGAANDGTVGSEATLRRFTDAIVAAGGPRYSWRYIAPQDGEDGGEPGGNIRNVFLFNPKRVTFVDRPGGTATTAVTAVDTRKGVQLSASPGRINPASSAWADSRKPLVGEFRFGGDTVFVIGNHFASKGGDLPLHGKNQEPQRSSEVKRIQQGAEVNTFVKALLAADKSAKVITLGDLNDFAFSPAVAALTDGRVLKPLITTLPANEQYSYVYEGNSQTLDHILTSPGIRRLDYDVVHINAEFADQASDHDPQIVRVNLGGGPAGHDDRNHGKDKGHGKGH, encoded by the coding sequence GTGCAGATATCCAGAACCCGTTCGGCCGCGCTGGCCGGTGTCGTCGCCGTCGCGCTGTCGGTGACGGCCCTGCCCGCCGCCCTCGCCGCCCCGTCCGCCGGCGCCGTGATCTCGGAGGTCTACGGCGGCGGAGGCAACTCGGGTGCCACGCTCACCCGCGACTTCATCGAGCTGGGCAACGCGGGCAGTACGGCGTTCGACCTCTCGGGCTACAGCGTCCAGTACCTTCCCGGGACCCCCTCCGCCGGCTCGCTCTGGCAGGTCTCCCCCCTCACCGGAGCCGTCGCCCCGGGCGGCCGCTACCTCGTGGCCGAGGCCGCCGGTACCGGCGGCACGGTCGCACTGCCCACCCCCGACGCCACCGGCACCGTCGCGATGGCGGCGGGCAGCGGCACGGTCGCCCTGGTGGCGGGCACCGCTCCCCTCACCTGCAAGACGGCCGCCGACTGTGCGATCGACACCCGGATCGTCGACCTCGTCGGGTACGGCTCCGCCGTCGTCCGCGAGACCAGCCCGTCCCCCGCCCCGTCCGCGACCTCCTCGGTGGCCCGCACCGCCTCGCTGGCCGACACCGACGACAACGCCGCCGACCTCTCCGCGGGCGCCCCGACCCCCGTCAACACGGCCGGCCAGACCTCCGGCGGCGGCTCCACCGACCCGGAGGAGCCGGGCGAGCCGACCGAGCCGGGCACCGTCCGGGTGCACGACATCCAGGGCACCACCCGCCTCTCGCCGCTGGACGGCAGGACCGTCACGGCGGTACCGGGCGTCGTCACCGGCGTCCGCACGAGCGGCTCGCGCGGGTACTGGCTGCAGGACACCGCGCCGGACGCGGACCCCCGCACCGGCGAAGCCGTCTTCGTCTACACCGGCTCCGCCGCCCCGGGCGTCGTCGCCGGGGACGCGGTCCTGGTCAGCGGCACGGTGGACGAGTACTACCCGGGCACCGGAACCCAGTCCGTCACCGAGATCACCGCCCCGAGAACCACGGTGCGCTCGCACGGCAACGCGCTGCCCGCGCCGGTCGTGCTCGACGCGTCCTCGGTACCGGCGGCGTACACGCCCACCGCGGGCGGCGGCTCGATCGAGGCGCTCCCGCTGGAGCCGGCCACCTACGCCCTCGACCTGTACGAGTCCCTCGAAGGCGCCCGGGTGCGGATCGTGGACACCCGGGTCGTCGGCGCGTCGAACTCCTACGGCGAGATGTGGGTGACGGTCAAGCCGAACGAGAACCCGAGCGCCCGCGGCGGCACGCTCTACACCTCGTACACCGACCAGAACACCGGGCGCATCGAGGTGATGTCCCTGGATCCCGCGCGACCGGTCCCCACCGCGAACGTGGGAGACGTGCTCTCCGGCGCCACCACGGGCGTGCTCGACTACGTCTCCTTCGGCGGTTACGCCCTCCAGGCCACCGAGGTCGGCACGCTGACCGACAACGGGCTCCGTCGCGAGGTCACCCGCAAGCAGAGGAAGAAGGAACTCGCGGTCGCCACGTACAACGTGGAGAACCTGGACGCGCTCGACGGCCAGGCGAAGTTCGACACCCTCGCCTCGGGCGTGGCCGTCAACCTCTCCTCGCCGGACGTGGTCTCCCTGGAGGAGATCCAGGACGACAACGGTGCGGCGAACGACGGCACGGTCGGCTCCGAGGCGACCCTGCGGCGCTTCACCGACGCGATCGTCGCCGCCGGCGGCCCGCGCTACTCGTGGCGCTACATCGCCCCCCAGGACGGCGAGGACGGCGGCGAGCCCGGCGGCAACATCCGCAACGTCTTCCTCTTCAACCCGAAGCGGGTCACCTTCGTGGACCGCCCGGGCGGCACCGCGACGACCGCCGTCACCGCGGTGGACACCCGCAAGGGCGTCCAGCTCTCCGCCTCGCCCGGCCGGATCAACCCGGCGAGCTCCGCGTGGGCCGACAGCCGCAAGCCGCTGGTGGGCGAGTTCCGCTTCGGCGGCGACACCGTCTTCGTCATCGGCAACCACTTCGCGTCCAAGGGCGGCGACCTGCCCCTGCACGGCAAGAACCAGGAACCGCAGCGCAGTTCGGAGGTCAAGCGCATCCAGCAGGGCGCCGAGGTCAACACCTTCGTCAAGGCGCTGCTGGCCGCGGACAAGTCGGCCAAGGTGATCACTCTCGGCGACCTCAACGACTTCGCGTTCTCCCCGGCGGTGGCCGCGCTGACCGACGGCAGGGTGCTCAAGCCACTGATCACCACGCTGCCCGCGAACGAGCAGTACAGCTACGTGTACGAGGGCAACTCCCAGACGCTGGACCACATCCTGACGAGCCCCGGCATCCGTCGGCTCGACTACGACGTGGTGCACATCAACGCGGAGTTCGCCGACCAGGCGAGCGACCACGACCCGCAGATCGTCCGTGTGAACCTCGGCGGCGGTCCGGCCGGGCACGACGACAGGAACCACGGAAAGGACAAGGGGCACGGCAAGGGGCACTGA
- a CDS encoding alpha/beta hydrolase encodes MGEEIIRSLTVRGVPFGYRRLTCRGAPAPLVPGPDAGPDRAAHGAPPAGPPAPRDSGAPRPAAAVTEPVVVLGGALQGMYGWPQMDDHLGPLADVVTADLPGMGSAGALPPGPSAGLLREAVTRIVEDLGAPRINLFGFSYGTAIAFDWARHHPDRVARLALGGVPTHISAAQRDHWQRAVERMAAGDPDGLATLAAEALMCTDPERYVHRGALAQRYVRRSFLHALRTSPHAADSLVRALGDRPDFSGGLRGVPALVFAGEHDTVTSPARQREFAATVEGSRFLTLADADHWVVLERADDVAELAAHFFTDRPLPADRGPGPSSRQAYAARGRRSAS; translated from the coding sequence ATGGGCGAGGAGATCATCCGCTCGCTGACGGTGCGGGGGGTGCCGTTCGGCTACCGCCGGCTGACCTGCCGGGGAGCACCCGCGCCGCTGGTGCCGGGCCCGGATGCCGGCCCGGACAGGGCGGCGCACGGCGCTCCCCCCGCGGGCCCGCCAGCCCCGCGTGATTCCGGTGCCCCCCGGCCCGCGGCCGCCGTCACCGAGCCGGTCGTGGTGCTCGGCGGTGCGCTCCAGGGGATGTACGGGTGGCCCCAGATGGACGACCACCTCGGCCCGCTCGCCGACGTGGTGACCGCGGACCTCCCCGGTATGGGCAGCGCCGGCGCGCTGCCGCCCGGGCCGAGCGCCGGACTGCTGCGGGAGGCCGTCACCCGGATCGTCGAGGATCTCGGCGCCCCGCGGATCAACCTCTTCGGTTTCTCCTACGGCACCGCGATCGCCTTCGACTGGGCCCGCCACCACCCCGACAGGGTCGCCCGGCTCGCGCTGGGCGGAGTCCCCACACACATCTCCGCGGCCCAACGCGACCACTGGCAGCGGGCGGTGGAACGGATGGCGGCGGGCGACCCGGACGGACTCGCCACCCTGGCGGCCGAGGCGCTGATGTGCACGGACCCCGAACGGTACGTCCACCGGGGGGCGTTGGCCCAGCGCTACGTACGACGGTCCTTCCTGCACGCCCTGCGCACCTCGCCGCACGCGGCGGACTCCCTGGTACGGGCGCTGGGGGACCGGCCCGACTTCTCCGGCGGGCTCCGGGGGGTGCCGGCGCTCGTCTTCGCCGGCGAGCACGACACGGTAACCTCCCCGGCGCGCCAGCGGGAGTTCGCCGCGACCGTCGAGGGCAGCCGGTTCCTCACCCTCGCCGACGCCGACCACTGGGTGGTCCTCGAACGCGCCGACGACGTGGCCGAGTTGGCGGCCCACTTCTTCACGGACCGTCCGCTCCCCGCCGACCGCGGGCCAGGGCCGTCGAGCCGGCAGGCGTACGCCGCGCGGGGACGCCGGTCCGCGTCCTGA
- a CDS encoding beta-ketoacyl-[acyl-carrier-protein] synthase family protein translates to MTGRPAPGRWTRPRPEPFHAAVTGIGLVTAAGVGAEASWLGVRGEGAGPSVPHRSELEGLPCDFFYTVTGLDTRAELGVAAQRLMDRFSQLAVIAAREAVADAGLDPSVWESARVGVVIGSAHGGLPFYDEQHSILGERGPRRVSPKLAPLVVVNGAASSVTLDLAVHGPSLAVSTACSSGTVAIGTAHQLLRTGACDIVIAGGAESVCSRLLIASACQMKAVSTRRDDPASACRPFDIHRDGFVVGEGAGLLVMEHPEHARARGAEVRARVSGYGAASDAFSTVAPEPEGLGVERALRTALADAGLTGRDIGHVNAHGTSTVANDLIEATVLHRVLGDQALVTSTKAMTGHTLGAAGGIETALTVLALQHQLVPPTVNLEAPDPEIPVEVVGKEARRHTFEYAAKTSLGFGGHNAALILGRA, encoded by the coding sequence ATGACGGGCCGCCCGGCCCCCGGGCGGTGGACGCGCCCCCGCCCGGAGCCCTTCCACGCCGCCGTCACCGGTATCGGCCTGGTCACCGCCGCCGGGGTCGGAGCGGAAGCCTCCTGGCTCGGTGTCCGCGGCGAGGGAGCCGGCCCCTCGGTGCCGCACCGGAGTGAACTCGAGGGCCTGCCCTGCGACTTCTTCTACACCGTCACCGGTCTGGACACCCGCGCCGAACTCGGCGTCGCCGCCCAGCGGCTCATGGACCGCTTCTCCCAACTCGCCGTCATCGCCGCCCGCGAGGCCGTCGCCGATGCCGGACTCGACCCCTCGGTCTGGGAGAGCGCCCGGGTCGGTGTCGTGATCGGCTCGGCCCACGGCGGCCTCCCCTTCTACGACGAACAGCACTCCATCCTCGGCGAGCGCGGCCCGCGCCGGGTCTCACCGAAGCTCGCCCCCCTCGTCGTCGTCAACGGCGCCGCCAGCAGCGTCACCCTCGACCTCGCCGTCCACGGTCCCAGTCTGGCCGTCTCCACCGCCTGTTCCTCCGGCACCGTCGCCATCGGGACGGCGCACCAACTGCTGCGCACCGGCGCCTGCGACATCGTGATCGCGGGCGGCGCCGAGTCGGTCTGCTCCCGTCTGCTGATCGCCAGCGCCTGCCAGATGAAGGCGGTCTCCACCCGGCGGGACGACCCGGCTTCCGCCTGCCGCCCCTTCGACATCCACCGGGACGGCTTCGTGGTGGGCGAGGGCGCCGGGCTCCTGGTCATGGAACACCCCGAGCACGCCCGCGCCCGGGGCGCCGAGGTCCGGGCCCGGGTCAGCGGGTACGGGGCGGCCAGCGACGCCTTCTCGACCGTCGCGCCCGAGCCCGAAGGGCTGGGCGTCGAACGCGCGCTGCGCACCGCCCTCGCCGACGCCGGGCTCACCGGCCGGGACATCGGCCACGTCAACGCGCACGGCACGTCGACCGTGGCCAACGACCTGATCGAGGCGACCGTGCTCCACCGGGTCCTCGGCGACCAGGCCCTCGTCACCTCCACCAAGGCGATGACCGGCCACACCCTGGGAGCCGCCGGCGGCATCGAGACCGCCCTCACCGTCCTCGCGCTCCAGCACCAGCTCGTGCCGCCGACCGTCAACCTGGAGGCCCCGGATCCGGAGATCCCGGTCGAGGTGGTGGGCAAGGAGGCCAGGCGGCACACGTTCGAGTATGCCGCGAAGACCTCGCTCGGCTTCGGCGGCCACAACGCGGCCCTCATCCTCGGCCGGGCCTGA
- a CDS encoding acyl carrier protein yields the protein MSTSDHITDLLVSNFGTDPESIGEDVPLRRLRLDSLALEELRLLIEDRMDVDLEDVELTSRDTVGRLVAAVHEKVTA from the coding sequence ATGAGCACCTCGGACCACATCACCGACCTGCTGGTGTCGAACTTCGGCACCGACCCCGAGTCGATCGGGGAGGATGTGCCGCTCCGCCGGCTACGCCTGGACTCCCTCGCGCTGGAAGAGCTGAGGCTGCTCATCGAGGACCGGATGGACGTCGACCTGGAGGACGTCGAGCTCACCTCCCGCGACACCGTCGGCCGGCTCGTCGCCGCCGTGCACGAGAAGGTCACCGCATGA
- a CDS encoding nitroreductase family protein, with protein sequence MTTESLPVKASATEDPALFTTMSTMRAMRRLSPEPVPFPTLERLVQAAVWGPSGGNMQAYEYVVVTDRLVMAELAPLWKRCVDAYLATTGKYAPRGMDEAAYGRMVAAIEYQRDHFAETPALVVPCYRFPEPRLDEEGLIASAVALGPVASERLMATQERFQALAEGSCVYPGVQNLLLAARGLGLAANVTIWHLMLEQEWKEALGIPEEMRTFAAIPVGWPKGNFGPVRRRPVAEVLHRDRW encoded by the coding sequence ATGACAACGGAATCGCTGCCCGTGAAAGCCTCGGCGACCGAGGACCCCGCTCTCTTCACGACCATGTCCACCATGCGCGCCATGCGCCGCCTCTCGCCGGAGCCGGTGCCCTTCCCGACGCTGGAGCGGTTGGTCCAGGCGGCCGTCTGGGGCCCCAGCGGCGGCAACATGCAGGCGTACGAGTACGTCGTCGTCACCGACCGGCTGGTGATGGCGGAGCTGGCACCGCTGTGGAAGCGGTGCGTGGACGCCTACCTGGCGACGACCGGGAAGTACGCCCCCCGGGGCATGGACGAGGCGGCGTACGGCCGGATGGTCGCGGCGATCGAGTACCAGCGCGACCACTTCGCCGAGACGCCCGCGCTCGTCGTGCCGTGTTACCGGTTCCCCGAGCCCCGCCTGGACGAGGAGGGCCTGATCGCGTCCGCGGTGGCACTGGGCCCGGTGGCGAGCGAGCGCCTGATGGCCACCCAGGAGCGCTTCCAGGCGCTGGCGGAGGGCTCCTGCGTCTATCCGGGGGTGCAGAACCTGCTGCTGGCCGCCCGGGGACTGGGTCTCGCGGCCAACGTGACCATCTGGCACCTGATGCTGGAGCAGGAGTGGAAGGAAGCGCTCGGCATCCCCGAGGAGATGCGGACCTTCGCCGCCATTCCGGTGGGGTGGCCGAAGGGGAACTTCGGCCCCGTTCGCCGCCGCCCGGTCGCCGAGGTACTGCACCGCGACCGCTGGTAG
- a CDS encoding peptidoglycan-binding protein encodes MPRRPADLTGAPSPAPGRPVVSARRRASALAALTVAAVVAAGQPALASAAPDPAGGSLNRAFARASTEYGVPRDLLAAVGYGETHFDGHHGLPSQDNGYGVMHLVSNPTNRSLEKAAALTGLPAAQLRENTEKNVLGGAAVLRAHADSLGLDRTERLDVDAWYPAVAEYGGATGPAAALYADAVYSFLAGGLRGKTPEGEEITVTSRPVSPEKGALAPSDVSTRSADYPSALWVPAASTNYKAGRTADIDKVVIHVTQGSYAGSISWFQNPAAVVSAHYVIRSSDGQITQMVRDSDTAYHAKSANASALGIEHEGWIDDPTWFTDAMYRSSAALTRYLCDRHGIAKDRAHIIGHSEAPGNDHTDPGAYWDWTLYMQLVGGTTGGAADALSFPSYTAQQSGSSGAQVKAVQQLLNTQGYEAGPVDGVFGSGTRTAVQAFQRARGLDADGIVGARTWTALLSAGTTPVLRQGSTGDDVRRLQRALTAALGSTVPVDGTFGPGTATAVRSFQTGHGLTVDGIVGGATWTALQSGS; translated from the coding sequence ATGCCCAGACGCCCCGCGGACCTGACCGGCGCCCCCTCGCCCGCCCCCGGACGCCCCGTGGTCTCCGCGCGCCGTCGCGCCTCGGCCCTGGCGGCCCTGACCGTCGCGGCCGTCGTCGCGGCGGGGCAGCCCGCCCTCGCCTCCGCCGCACCGGACCCGGCCGGCGGCTCCCTGAACCGGGCCTTCGCCCGCGCCTCCACCGAATACGGCGTGCCCCGCGACCTGCTCGCGGCGGTCGGCTACGGCGAGACGCACTTCGACGGGCACCACGGACTCCCCAGCCAGGACAACGGCTACGGCGTCATGCACCTGGTGAGCAACCCGACCAACCGGTCCCTGGAGAAGGCCGCGGCCCTCACCGGCCTCCCCGCCGCCCAGCTGCGCGAGAACACCGAGAAGAACGTCTTGGGCGGCGCCGCCGTACTCCGGGCGCACGCCGACTCCCTCGGCCTCGACCGGACCGAGCGGCTCGACGTCGACGCCTGGTACCCGGCCGTCGCCGAGTACGGCGGTGCCACCGGGCCGGCCGCCGCGCTCTACGCCGACGCGGTCTACTCCTTCCTCGCCGGCGGCCTGCGGGGGAAGACCCCCGAGGGCGAGGAGATCACCGTCACCTCGCGTCCGGTCTCCCCGGAGAAGGGCGCCCTCGCACCGTCCGACGTCAGCACCCGGTCGGCCGACTATCCCTCCGCGCTCTGGGTGCCCGCCGCCTCCACCAACTACAAGGCGGGCCGGACAGCGGACATCGACAAGGTCGTCATCCACGTCACCCAGGGGTCGTACGCGGGCTCCATCAGCTGGTTCCAGAACCCCGCGGCCGTGGTCAGCGCCCACTACGTGATCCGGTCCTCGGACGGCCAGATCACCCAGATGGTGCGTGACAGCGACACCGCCTACCACGCGAAGAGCGCGAACGCCTCGGCCCTGGGCATCGAGCACGAGGGGTGGATCGACGACCCGACCTGGTTCACCGACGCGATGTACCGCTCCTCGGCGGCGCTCACCCGCTACCTCTGCGACCGTCACGGCATCGCGAAGGACCGGGCGCACATCATCGGGCACAGCGAGGCCCCCGGGAACGACCACACTGACCCGGGCGCGTACTGGGACTGGACCCTCTACATGCAGCTGGTCGGCGGGACCACCGGCGGGGCCGCGGACGCGCTGAGCTTCCCCTCGTACACGGCCCAGCAGTCCGGCTCCAGCGGCGCCCAGGTCAAGGCGGTGCAGCAGCTCCTCAACACGCAGGGCTACGAGGCCGGTCCGGTGGACGGGGTGTTCGGCTCCGGCACCCGGACGGCGGTCCAGGCCTTCCAGCGGGCCCGCGGACTGGACGCGGACGGCATCGTGGGCGCCAGGACCTGGACGGCCCTGCTCTCGGCCGGCACCACCCCGGTCCTGCGGCAGGGCAGCACCGGGGACGACGTCCGGCGTCTGCAGCGGGCGCTGACGGCGGCCCTCGGTTCGACCGTCCCCGTCGACGGTACCTTCGGGCCGGGCACCGCCACGGCCGTGCGCAGCTTCCAGACCGGCCACGGGCTGACGGTGGACGGCATCGTCGGCGGGGCCACCTGGACGGCCCTCCAGTCGGGCAGCTGA
- a CDS encoding MFS transporter gives MSSPSYGAVLGTPLVRSAFAASLVGRLSYGAVPLSLMLAVNGAAGSYAVAGTALALFGAASVVLSPARAALVDRYGTRRALPPMAGVYAVLLTLLARETWRPGAASWWLVALSVAAGCCTPPMGPVMRALWSGLLTDRDLLRRAYSLDAVSEELLYVGGPLLVGLLVVHTGPAVGLALAAGLVLAGALTLAHSPAVRAAEGRAVRGEEAGERADGAVARSSPLRVAGLRHAMTVMAGVGLGLGAMDLLVVAFAQDRPQAAAQVLAALSAGSAVGGLAHGALATTDGGRTRAAVLTGAFGAALAVAGLSPHVVVLTVVAAVAGLFVSPVLTTAYLLADASVPDNARTRAGAWANTAFNAGSSLGAAGAGLCVDRLPTTVCFALAALPALGAAVAVAGGARGRAPAGKGRTAPAA, from the coding sequence ATGTCTTCGCCTTCGTACGGTGCCGTCCTCGGCACGCCCCTCGTCCGTTCGGCTTTCGCCGCCTCCCTGGTGGGACGCCTCTCCTACGGGGCGGTCCCGCTCTCGCTGATGCTCGCCGTCAACGGTGCGGCCGGCTCCTACGCGGTGGCGGGGACCGCCCTGGCGCTCTTCGGCGCCGCCAGTGTGGTCCTCTCCCCCGCCCGGGCCGCCCTCGTCGACCGGTACGGAACCCGCCGGGCCCTGCCGCCGATGGCCGGGGTCTACGCCGTCCTGCTCACCCTGCTGGCCCGGGAGACGTGGCGACCGGGGGCGGCCTCCTGGTGGCTCGTCGCCCTGTCGGTGGCCGCCGGGTGCTGCACTCCCCCGATGGGACCGGTGATGCGCGCCCTGTGGAGCGGCCTGCTCACCGACCGCGATCTGCTGCGCCGGGCGTACAGCCTGGACGCGGTGTCCGAAGAACTGCTCTACGTCGGTGGCCCGTTGCTGGTCGGACTGCTGGTCGTCCACACCGGCCCGGCGGTGGGCCTCGCCCTGGCGGCCGGCCTGGTCCTGGCGGGGGCGTTGACGCTCGCCCACTCCCCGGCCGTCCGGGCGGCGGAGGGCCGGGCCGTACGGGGCGAGGAGGCGGGCGAACGTGCCGACGGCGCCGTCGCCCGGTCCTCGCCGCTCCGGGTGGCGGGGCTGCGCCACGCGATGACGGTCATGGCGGGCGTCGGGCTGGGCCTGGGCGCCATGGACCTGCTGGTCGTGGCGTTCGCGCAGGACCGCCCGCAGGCCGCCGCCCAGGTGCTGGCCGCCCTGTCGGCCGGCAGCGCCGTCGGCGGGCTCGCCCACGGCGCACTGGCCACGACGGACGGGGGCCGGACGCGGGCGGCCGTGCTGACCGGGGCGTTCGGTGCGGCGCTGGCCGTCGCGGGGCTCTCGCCGCACGTGGTCGTGCTGACGGTGGTGGCCGCGGTGGCCGGGCTCTTCGTCTCGCCGGTCCTGACGACCGCGTATCTGCTGGCCGACGCCTCGGTCCCGGACAACGCCCGTACCCGTGCGGGTGCCTGGGCCAACACCGCTTTCAACGCCGGGAGTTCGCTGGGGGCCGCCGGAGCGGGGCTGTGCGTCGACCGGCTGCCGACGACGGTGTGCTTCGCCCTGGCCGCGCTGCCCGCGCTGGGGGCGGCGGTGGCGGTCGCCGGAGGGGCGCGCGGACGCGCTCCCGCGGGCAAGGGGCGGACCGCCCCCGCCGCGTGA